A region of the Megalops cyprinoides isolate fMegCyp1 chromosome 21, fMegCyp1.pri, whole genome shotgun sequence genome:
TCTGTGCCTCATTTTACCAACCAATCACAATGCACTCAAATGACCAGGTATTTCACCCGCTGCTCTTGATTGTTTGGTCTTcatgcatacattatctcagtgtGGAGCATGGTTGTCACCATGTGTGTTATCAGGCCTGGTGTATATTTAGCAAGCCCAGGCTAAAGTAACCTGAGCCAGCCTGAGCAGCTCACTGGGTCAGCCTCCTGGAGGGAATGTAAGCCTGGTGCCTCTCGTATTTTCCCAGTGTCCAGGGATCTCTGAACACGTGATGGCTGCTCCTGTTAACGCACAGAACCCCAGCAAGACCTGGGAGCTGAGTCTGTATGAGCTGCACAGAACCCCACAGGTAGGACCCACTTGCTTCCAAACGAATATGCTTGTACAGCTTTTCATAGTGCTTTATTACATGTACTTTTGTACACACACtttataagtcactctggacaagaggatctgctaaataacaataatgtcaGTAGGGTAATGTAGAATTCCACTAAAAAGACCAGTGAAACTATTCCAGACAGACATGGGCTTATTTTCTGGGTGGACAATAATGACATGTCCAGCACCAGTTGTCTACTAAGCCAACAGAGTTCATCAGAGGTATTTGAGATGCAGCGGAATTGTCCACTCTGGGTCTGTGCCAAGAGTATGCAAGGAATTGTGGGATATTGGAGGACTTCTCTGGACACATTTATCTCAGTGATGGAAGACAAGAAGATTCAACAGCTGTAACAGTAACTGAAACTAAATAGGTCTGGGTGATGGTATAGCAGAACGAAGAGTACACATTGACAGTAGGTGAGTAGGGAAGATGCCATTTCCTGTGTTTGAATTTGTCTTTATGTCTGTAAAACCAGTGAAAATCAGCACTGGATATGATCAGCCCTTAAGCTATGTTAGACTGCAGGAAAGAGGGTGATCCTGGTGGGTGTATTCCGCTTTATTCCCCTGTTGGCTTGCAGGAGGCGATCATGGACGGCACGGAGATCGCAGTGTCCCCCCGCAGCCTGCACAGCGAGCTGATGTGCCCCATCTGCCTGGACATGCTGAAGAACACCATGACCACCAAGGAGTGCCTGCATCGTTTCTGCTCCGAGTGCATCGTCACGGCGCTCAGATCCGGGTACCGCTCTCTCTCGCATGGCGCgctcagtgtgtgcgtgtgtgtgtgtgtgtgtgtgtgtgtgtgagtgagtcagtgtgtgtgtgtgtgtgtgtgtgtgagtgtgagtgtgagtgtgagtgtgcgtgcgtgcgtgcgtgagtgcgtgagtgcgtgagtgagtgtgtgtgtgtgtgtgagtgagtgagtgagtgtgagtgtgtgagtgtgtgagtgagtgcgtgcgtgcgtgcgtgcgtgtctgtgtgtctgtgtctgtgtgtgtgtgtctgtgtctgtgtctgtgtgtgtgtgtgtgtgtgtgtgtgtgtgtgtgtgtgtgtgtgtgtgtgtgtgtgtgtgtgtgtatgtgtgtgtatgtatgtgattaCTTGGTCTGCTTGGTGTCATTCACTGCGTCTGTGCATGTACGTGCGTacgtgagcatgtgtgtttatgcatttgCTCTCTTTGGTCTCATTCTcattcttctctgtgtgtgcctgtgtgtgtgtgtgcctgtgtgtgtgtgtgtgtgtgtgtgtgtgtgtgtgtgtgtgtgtgtgtgtgtgtacccacTTGTGCCCTCTGatcttttcagtgtgtgtgtccttgcatCTATACTTGTCTGTTTCTCTTGACATTATCCTGGCACTCACATCCATGTGGCTGCTCTCTGTCTTAACAAATAGTGTATTCATgtgaagtgtatgtgtgcgtatgcgaGTGGCTATCTCTGTAtgctcatttctgtgcatttctccGATTCTCAAGCCATCGTAACACTATATTCCCAGCAGAGTGACTTCCACCCTGTCTCCTCATCTTATGTagttcttctgtctctctgtctttcgcTGTGTCGTCAGTGCGCTGTGATCCAGGTAACTGTGGCCTTGGCTTTGGCTCTCCTCCTTCATGTGTGCGTGAACCTAAGTAACCCCcagcccagccccgcccccagtGTGTGCCAGCACTTTGCATGAATGGAGCTTTgcgagacccccccccccccccccccccgtgtcagTCTCTGCTACAGAGCGTGTGTagtgttcattattttcttcCGCATAAACCATGCTCTGCTTGGTTTGATGGAACCCTCCCCCAGGAACAAAGAATGCCCTACCTGCCGCAAGAAGCTGGTGTCCAAGCGCTCCCTGCGGCCGGACCCCAACTTCGACGCGCTCATCTCCAAGATCTACCCGAGCCGGGACGAATACGAGGCCCACCAGGACCGCGTGCTGGAGCGTCTCAGCCGCCTGCACAATAAGCAGGCCCTGAGCTCCAGCATCGAGGAGGGCCTGAAGATACAGGCACTGCACAGGTCAGCGCCCTCCCACGACCGCTCACTCGACTGCTCTCTGGGGTTTAGTCACGGTCAGGGTGCGGTTGCGTCAGATGAGTGGCCAGGGTGGTCAAGAAGTATAGCATTCTTATCGAACTGCTGTGTATATTTTATCTATGGTCTGGTTTTTGTCAGAGTGGAGTGATTGAGCAATGCAGGGCCATTGAACCTTTCtactggttttatttttggtcaGGATGTGGTCACATTAGGTCAGGCTGGGGTGGGTAAGCAGTGTGTAGGACTGCATGTCTGAGTGGTCTCTGCAGTTTGTAGGAGGTCAGGCTGTGCTTGGGGCAGGTCAGGGGCTACAGCAGGCAGGTGGCAAAGGGCTACCTTTTGGGCTGATGCTTGCATGAATCTTTGTAGTGCTCAATGTACAAAAAAGTTTTGTCTGAATTTTCTATGATGAAACCCTGCAGCGTGACTAGATTTTCTTGTACACTCGTGTGACTGAGAGGACTGAATGTAACATGGACACCCCTGTCCCCCCGTCAGACCCCAGAGAGTGCGGAAACCGCAGCAGGAGAGCGACAACACCACCTTCAGCGGTGGGGAGGACAACTGCGACACCCGCTCGCACCTCTCCCACGACTCGGCCGCCCCCCTCCACCCGGGCCTGCCCACGGAGGCTGGGCCCAGCCGCAACAAGAGGCCCAAGGTTTCAGATGAGTCCTGCCCCGAGGCGGACCGGGGCAGCCCCACGCCCccgccccaccaccaccacgagGGCCCCGGCTCTGAGATCGAGCTGGTGTTCCGACcacaccccctgctggtcaacACACAGGAGTACAGCCAGACCAGGTGAGGCAGTGGACGGGTACTGAAGCAGATAGAGCTCTGTGACTGGTGCAGAATGTTAGCTTCTTAAATAGCTTTAGTTTTACATGTCACAGTTGATTCTGATACATAATTAGAAATTATCAGAAATTTTTAGATCTATTACAATTTTGACATGCATAACAAGACTATAACCATTTTAGTGAATGCCCAGATAGCTGTGCATGGTAGAGGACCATTTTCAGGTGGGGGTCATCTTGGGGTCTTCAAACTGTACAAATActaaatttgaaatgtaatcaGTAATATGGGAGAGTGAAGATTCATGACCTGTAAAATGGGCGGAGCTACCATGTGGTATCAGTGAACCAATCATATTATTATGCTGTGGGAAAACTTTCCATTGGTAGCCCATCGTAGCTCCACCCCCTCTGGTATTCATGAAGCCTCTCTTTTTCATCACTGCTAAGTGCAAGTTACAGTGTACACAGGATGGTCTTTTCATTACTGTTGAAAGTCTGCAGTCTCATGTAGGGCCTGCTTCATCTCTGTCTAGCCAGGGAAAGGCTGCACCAGTATCGGACTAAGTGAGATAAGATGTTCTATTTTTACTCAAGTCCGTTTACCCAGCAACCCCCggcctccttctctccctcccaggtATGTGAAAACGACAGCCAACGCCACTGTGGACCATCTCTCCAAATACCTGGCGCTGCGCATCGCCCTGGAAGAGcggcaggcagacagacaggcgggcggggaggggggggcgggggatgaggggggcggaggagggggagggggagggggaggaggaggaggtggaggaggaggaggaggaggaggaggagggctgagTCTGCAGGATGTCAGTGAGAAGCAGTACACCATCTACATCACCACGTCGGGCGGCCAGTTCTCGGTGAGTGCGACTACGGACACCGTCTCCCTCATGTCAACTTTTCCAAAGCCATGgcacataaaggaaaaaaaaacctgattcTGGAAATTcagtatgcatttaaaaatgactgttcCTCCTTGTATCCCTCTTCTATCTCTCCGTccttctctgcccctccctctgcatGTCCACACGTTTCTTCCTTCCTCCTTCActttctgcacccccccccccatccctgccccCCCCGTTCCTgcatccctctcctctctccctctgtcagactCTGAACGGCTCTCTGACTCTGGAGCTGGTCAATGAGAAGTACTGGAAGGTCAGTAAGCCGCTGGAGCTGTACTACGCCCCCACccgggagcagcagcagcagcagtgagggggggggagacgggAAGCTCgtaccccctcctctccctctccagccctGAAGATATGGagccttctctctgcctccgtTCACTCCCTCTACCATTATCAGTCTCACAGAGGCCTCGACCCTCTGTTCCCCTGTCAGAGAGACGCGTACCAccattattattgtgattatagTGAGAAGTGGACTCTGcgttctttttctctttcctctcagcCA
Encoded here:
- the LOC118768772 gene encoding E3 ubiquitin-protein ligase RING2-A-like, which produces MAAPVNAQNPSKTWELSLYELHRTPQEAIMDGTEIAVSPRSLHSELMCPICLDMLKNTMTTKECLHRFCSECIVTALRSGNKECPTCRKKLVSKRSLRPDPNFDALISKIYPSRDEYEAHQDRVLERLSRLHNKQALSSSIEEGLKIQALHRPQRVRKPQQESDNTTFSGGEDNCDTRSHLSHDSAAPLHPGLPTEAGPSRNKRPKVSDESCPEADRGSPTPPPHHHHEGPGSEIELVFRPHPLLVNTQEYSQTRYVKTTANATVDHLSKYLALRIALEERQADRQAGGEGGAGDEGGGGGGGGGGGGGGGGGGGGGGGGLSLQDVSEKQYTIYITTSGGQFSTLNGSLTLELVNEKYWKVSKPLELYYAPTREQQQQQ